A stretch of Paenibacillus mucilaginosus 3016 DNA encodes these proteins:
- a CDS encoding DUF2225 domain-containing protein has translation MVEPLFQVKVACPQCGQEFQSSRVRPSFKKTIRTDTDFCLHYKDINPEYYVVRICPSCGFAGTENSKTKLTAAEKEAFHSKIGSQWNYKEYGGERSWGDALYSYKLALLCAQIVKESARVTAGLLHHIAWLYREKGDEAQEKRFLQFALDEYTRAFETEGGEMNNARLMYLLGELNRRLKHYKPAVKWFTRVINDKSINDAGMIRACREQWAVVREDMQADKLEPIDETELT, from the coding sequence ATGGTGGAACCCTTATTCCAAGTCAAAGTGGCCTGTCCCCAGTGCGGCCAGGAATTTCAATCTTCCCGCGTGAGACCGAGCTTTAAGAAGACCATCCGTACCGATACGGACTTCTGCCTGCATTACAAGGATATCAATCCGGAGTATTATGTGGTACGGATCTGTCCTTCCTGCGGCTTCGCGGGCACGGAGAATTCCAAGACGAAGCTCACGGCGGCGGAGAAAGAAGCGTTCCACAGCAAGATCGGTTCGCAGTGGAACTATAAGGAGTACGGCGGGGAGCGTTCCTGGGGCGATGCCTTGTACAGCTACAAGCTCGCTCTGCTCTGCGCGCAGATCGTGAAGGAGAGCGCCCGGGTGACGGCGGGGCTGCTGCACCATATCGCCTGGCTCTACCGGGAAAAGGGAGATGAAGCGCAGGAGAAGCGCTTCCTGCAGTTCGCGCTGGACGAATATACCCGGGCCTTCGAGACCGAAGGCGGAGAGATGAACAACGCCCGGCTGATGTATCTGCTGGGGGAGCTGAACCGGCGGCTGAAGCATTACAAGCCGGCCGTCAAGTGGTTTACGCGCGTCATTAACGACAAGTCGATCAACGATGCCGGCATGATCCGCGCCTGCCGGGAGCAGTGGGCGGTTGTCCGCGAGGACATGCAGGCGGACAAGCTGGAGCCGATCGACGAGACCGAGCTTACTTAG
- a CDS encoding YycC family protein — protein MRPLQISPDTAQKLAKELGVPLEHLMHMPQHILLQKLGELARKEASPAGEAAKEPAAGDGAKE, from the coding sequence ATGAGACCCCTGCAAATATCGCCCGACACGGCGCAAAAACTGGCCAAGGAGCTCGGCGTCCCGCTCGAGCACCTGATGCATATGCCGCAGCACATCCTGCTGCAGAAACTCGGTGAACTCGCGCGCAAAGAAGCGTCCCCTGCCGGAGAAGCCGCCAAGGAGCCGGCTGCAGGCGACGGCGCCAAGGAGTAA
- a CDS encoding VOC family protein, with amino-acid sequence MIDIQFIHHISLNVRKLEPAVAFYRDVLGLKELERPPFDFEGAWFAVGPAGQQLHLIVHEGEVLREGGMHSRDGHFALRVAGYHRTIEWLERCGAAYDARPRPRAGFPQIYVMDPDRNIIELNCDPAELES; translated from the coding sequence ATGATAGACATTCAATTCATTCACCACATCAGCCTCAATGTCAGGAAGCTGGAGCCCGCGGTGGCGTTCTACCGGGATGTGCTCGGACTGAAGGAGCTGGAGCGGCCTCCGTTTGATTTTGAAGGAGCCTGGTTCGCCGTCGGGCCGGCAGGGCAGCAGCTGCATCTCATCGTACATGAGGGAGAGGTGCTGCGGGAGGGCGGCATGCATTCGCGGGACGGGCACTTCGCCCTCCGGGTGGCCGGCTACCACCGGACTATCGAGTGGCTGGAGCGCTGCGGAGCGGCCTATGACGCACGGCCTCGTCCCCGGGCGGGCTTCCCTCAGATCTATGTCATGGACCCCGACCGGAATATCATTGAACTGAACTGCGATCCGGCGGAACTGGAATCGTGA